In the Azospirillum humicireducens genome, CGGCCGCGCTTTCCGGCGGTCAGCGGCAGCGGGTCGCGCTCGCCCGCACGCTGATGGAGGACAAACCGCTGGTTCTGATGGACGAGCCCTTCTCCGCGCTCGACGCCCTCACCCGTCTGAGGCTGCAGGAAACGGCGGCGGAGACGCTGGCCGGCCGCACCGTCCTGATGGTCACCCACGATCCGCTGGAGGCTCTGCGCATCGGCGATTGCCTGCATGTGATGACCGGCCGTCCCGCCATCATGGGTCCGGCGCTGGAGCCGTCCGGCCCGGTGCCGCGCCGGGTCGACGATCCCGGATTGCTGGCGCTGCAGGCTGAGCTGCTGCGGAGGTTGGCGGAATGAGGGCGCTGCTGCGCGCCGCCGTCACCCTCGCGGTGCTGGTCGCCGGCTGGCAGGCGCTGGTCTGGGCCACCGGCCTGCCTCGCTATCTGCTGCCCGGTCCGCTGGCCGTGGCGGACGCCATGCGTCGGCAGGCTCCCCTGCTGTGGAGCCATGGGCTGACCACCCTGACCGAGATTCTGATCGGGCTGGTGGCCGGCGTGGCCCTGGGCGGAGTCAGCGCCCTGCTGCTGGCCCGATACCGCACGGCGCGGCGCTGGCTGATGCCGCTTCTGCTGGTCAGCCAGGCGATCCCGGTCTTCGCGCTGGCTCCCTTGCTGGTGCTTTGGCTGGGCTACGGCATGGCGTCAAAGATCGCCATGGCGGTGCTGGTCATCTATTTCCCGGTGACGACCGCGCTGTTCGACGGGCTGCGCCGCACCGATCCCGGTTGGCTCGACCTTGCCCGCACCATGGGCGCCTCGCCCGCCGCGATCCTGTGGAGCATCCGTCTGCCCGCCGCCCTGCCCGCCTTCTGGTCCGGCGTACGGGTGGCCGCGGCGGTGGCGCCCATCGGTGCGGTGATCGGCGAGTGGGTGGGGTCGTCCTCCGGTCTCGGCTACCTGATGCTGCACGCCAACGCCCGCATGCAGATCGACCTTCTGTTCGCCGCCGTGCTGGTGCTGGGGGTGTTCGCGGTGACGCTCTATGCCGCCGTCGACGCGCTGGCCCGCCGCGCCCTGCCCTGGCAACCCGATACGCAACCGGCCGAAGACGCCAATCCTTGATAAGGGGGGAGAGAAACCCGATGAAGCACCTGTTTACCGTCGGCCTGATGGCGGCCAGCCTGATGACCGCGCTTCCCGCGATGGCCCAGGACAAGCTGTCCGTGATGCTGGACTGGTTCGTCAACCCGGACCACGCCCCGCTGGTGGTGGCGCAGGAGAAGGGATTCTTCAAGGACGCCGGGCTGGAGGTGACTCTGACCGCCCCGGCCGATCCCAACGACCCGCCGAAGCTGGTCGCCGCCGGCGGCGCCGATCTCGCCGTGTCGTACCAGCCGCAGCTGATCCTGCAGGTGGCCGAAGGGCTGCCGCTGGTCCGTGTCGGGACGTTGGTCTCCACCCCGCTGAACTCCGTCGTCGTCCTGCGCGACGGTCCGGTAAAGACGTTGAAGGATCTGAAGGGCCGCAAGATCGGCTTTTCCATCGCCGGATTCGAGGATGCGCTGCTGGGCGCGATGCTGGAGAAGCAGGGGCTGAGCCTGAAGGACGTGGAGTTGGTCAACGTCAATTTCTCGCTGTCGCCGTCTCTGCTGTCGGGGCAGGTCGATGCGGTGGTCGGCGCCTTCCGGAACTTCGAACTGAACCAGCTGGACATCGAAAAGCATCCCGGCCGCGCCTTCTACCCCGAAGAGGAAGGCGTGCCGCCCTATGACGAACTGATCCTGGTCGCCCACAAGGCCAAGGCCAGCGACCCGCGCGTCAAGCGCTTCCTGGCGGCGGTGGAACGCGCGACGCTCTACATCCTGAACCATCCGGAGGAGTCGCAGGCCGCCTTCGTCAAGGGCCGGCCGGAGCTGAACGACGAGCTGAACCGCCGCGCCTGGGCGGACACGCTGCGGCGTTTCGCCCACAGCCCGGCCGCCCTGGATGCCGACCGCTACACCCGCTTTGCCGAATTCCTGAAGGCGCGCGGCCTGATCAAGGAGGTGGCGCCGCTCGATCACTATGCGGTGGTGGTGAAGTAACCGGCCATCCGATTGCGTTGCCATCCGGGGCGGCGGCGCGTTACCTAGAGGGAAACCGCTCCGCCGCCCAATGATCGGCGGTGGCATGAATCGGGAGACGCAAGGGCATGCCGATCAAGACCATCCTGCTGCACATGGCCAACGACGATGCCCACGCCGGCCGGATGGCCGTTGCCGCGGCTCTGGCCAAGCGCTTCTCCGCCCATATCCATGCGCTCTACATCGCCACGCCGGTGTCGATGCCGGCTGGCGCCACCGGCCGCGCCGCCTCCTACGGCTTCATGGCGGAAGCCACCGCCATCGCCCACGAGAACGCCGAGCGGATCGAGCAGGAGGTGAGGCAGGCGCTGAACGGCCTGCCCTACGACTGGACGATCGAGGAAGGCGACCACGTCGACCTGCTGGCCGAGCGGGCTTCCTATGCCGATCTGGTCGTGGTGGCGCAATCGGCGGCCGTCCGGGCGGGGGAACGCGTCTCCCTGCACAACATCCCCGACCGCCTGCCCCTGGAGACCGCCACCCCGGTGCTGGTTCTGCCGCCCAGCCAGCCGGCGACCGCCGCCATCGGCCGGCATGTGCTGGTCGCCTGGAAGAACAGCCGCGAATCCGCCCGCGCCGTCCGCGCCGCCATGCCCTTCCTGGAGGCGGCGGAGAGCGTCACCGTCCTGACCGTGGAGCCGCCCGGCCAGCGCAGCGACGAAGCCGCGGCCTTGACCGAGTGGCTGCACCGCCACGGCATCGCCGCCCGCCCGCAGTCGGTGATCGCATCCGGCGGCGAGGTCGGCGACATGATCCTGTCCTGCTGTTCCGACCAGGGCGCCGACCTGCTGGTGATGGGATCCTATGGCCACTCCCGCCTGCGCGAGCTGGTCCTGGGCGGCGCCACCCGCACGGTGCTGGAGGGGCTTTCCATACCGGCCTTGATGACCCACTGATTGGGTCGGGGTGGGGGAACACTCCCCCGCCCGGCACTCACCCGAACAGCTGTCCGTGCAGCGCCTGCCAGCTGTCCCTGTCTGGCGCGAGCAGGATGCTGCCCTGCAGCAGGCCCGGCCGATAGGGCGTGCCGTCGATCAGCGCCGAGTACCCGCCGGCCTCCGCATGCAGCAGCACACCGGCGGCGTGGTCCCACGGCATCAGCCGGTGATAGAGCGAGTAATGGGCCCGCCCCTCCAGCAGCCGCAGATACTCCTGCGCGGCGCTCGACAGGCAGGCACGCTCGCCGAGGCCGGCGCTGCGCTCCTCCAACTGGCGGCTCATCGCTTCGGCGCAGAAGCGGGTCGACAGAGCGCCGACCATCCGGGGCAGCGGCACGGCGGGGGCGACATGGACCTGACGCCCGTCGAGCCATGCCCCCTGCCCCTTCACCGCCGTCGCCATCCGCCCATCGACCGGATCATGAATCCAGCCGGCGACCGTCTCGCCCTTGCAGGCGAGCGCGACGATCACCGCGAACATCGGCCGGCCCTGGGCGAAGTTGATGGTGCCGTCCACCGGATCGACGATCCAGACCGGATCGTCGCCATGGATGCGGTCGAGCACGCGCTCGTCCTCGGACGCCGCTTCCTCGCCGATCACGCGGCTGCCCGGCAGCAGGGCCGTCAGCGCCGGGGTCAGCGCGCGTTCCGCCGCCTCGTCCGCCAGTGTGACGAGGTCGGTCGGTCCGGTCTTCTGCCGGATGCCTGAGGCGTCCAGCTTTTGGAAATAGGGCATGATCTCCGTCCGGGCGACGGAGCGGATCAGGTCGGACACGAGGTCGATGTCGGGAAGCGGGAAACCCGTCATGGTTGGGCGCTCTCACTGAATTCGAGGGGATGGGAGGTCACGGCTTCGCCGCCGGCCTGCCCGGTTGACTGTCCAGTTTCAATGTCGGATCGCCGTCGCCGGGGTTTGTCAGCAGGACCTTCCCGTCCAAGCCGCTGTCCTTCAGCGCCTTCGACAGCGCGTCGAGCGTGGCGCGGTCAGCCGCCGCCGCTGCCGCCTCCTTGGCCTGATCGGCCGGCGGAGGCGGCACCGGACCGCCCTGCGCCGGTTGCCGGGGCGCATTGGGGTCGATCCGCGGCGGAGGGGGCGGCGGAGGTGGCGGGCCGGCCGTTTCCTTCTCGGGCTCCGGCGGCGGTGGAGGCGGCTGCCAAAGCCGGAAACAGTCGGTGAAAGCCGGCTGCTTGCACTCCTTCAGCAGCTCGACGGCGTCCGGTGCGATGACCAGCGGCTCGTCAGGTGCCACCGGAAGGGGCTGCGGCAGGGGGGGGAGAGGGTCTTCGGGCGGGACGTCCGGTTCTTCGACATAGCCGGGAGGAAGGTGCGTTCCAGGCCGCAACGGCTGCGCCGCGGATGGCTGGGCAAGCGCCAGAAGCAGCGGCAAGGCCGCCAGCAGGCGACCGGCACCGGTCGGGACGAAGCGGGGGGAGGAACGGAGCACGACGGAACCGCGGCGATGGCGAACGGCCCATTATGGCCCGCCATCATCGGCGTCGTCATCCATCAAGCGTGTGTCATATGACCGTCATGCGGCAGCGCGGTGGTTTCCTTCGGAGAATCCGGCGGACCGCCGCCCTTCGCCATAGCCCCAGGCCGAAAGTTCGCGGCAGATCGCGGCGATCTTGGCGGCTTCGTCGGCATTCTGCTCCCGCTGCGCGGCGGCATCGATCAGGCGGATCAGCTTGGCACGCCCTTCCGGTGTGCGCGACAGATCCTGCAACCGCAGCAGCGCCGCACCCGGCGGCAATTTCTCTTCGCGGGCCACCAGCGCGACCTGATCAGCGAGGAAAGCCGTGATCGAAAAACACGACGGGTCGGTTTGCAACCGCATTGGCAGTCCTCCTCGTGGGGAGCGCGTTGCTCCGTTCCCATAATCGGACCCCAACGGGGAAATGACCACGCCGCATTCGTCTTAAGACCGGAGTGGGGTGCTACAGGTCATAGCCCGCCGCTGCACCCTTTCCGTTTGGCCAATGCAGTCTGAACCTTCCTATGGTTGCTTCGGCTGCATCGGCCCCACTGTCGGATCAGGCCTGGGATTGCGGTTGGAACCGCTTTTCGAATCGAGCAAGGTCGGCCGGATCGAGGGAGACGTGCAGATGCGCCCGCTCCTCATCGTCGCGGCGTTCCAGCACCTCGCCCTTGGCATAGAGCCAGGCCAGAGCCGCACCGTCGCCCAACTCCACCGACAGGTCGACCACCTGGCGGTTGACGTTCATCCGCTGGTCCAGCAGGCGGTCGAGATCGTCGATCCCCTCGCCGGACAGGGCGGACACCGCAACCGCGCGCGGGTTGCGGCCGGTCTGGGCCAGGATCGCCGCGCGGCTTTCGTCGTCCAGCGCGTCGATCTTGTTCAGCACCTCGATCACCCGGTCGTCCGTTTCCGGATCGATGCCCATGTCGGACAGCACTTCATGGACGTCGGCCTTCTGGGCGTCACTGTCGATGTGGGCGATGTCGCGGACATGCAGGATGATGTCGGCGGCATCCACCTCCTCCAGCGTGGCGCGGAAGGCGGCGACGAGACCGTGCGGCAGGTCGGAGATGAAGCCGACCGTGTCCGACAGGATCACCTTGCGGCCCGACGGCAGCGTCACCTGCCGCATGGTGGGGTCGAGCGTGGCGAACAGCAGATTCTGGGCGAAGACGTCGGCATTCGCCAGCCGGTTGAACAGCGTCGATTTGCCGGCGTTGGTGTAGCCGACCAAGGCCACCACCGGGTACGGCACCTTGGCGCGCGCCTTGCGGTGCAGGCCGCGGGTGCGCCGCACCTCCTCCAGTTCCTTCTTGATCTTAATGATCCGGTCGCCGATCAGGCGGCGGTCGAGTTCGAGCTGGGATTCGCCGGGACCGCCGAGGAAGCCGAAGCCGCCGCGCTGCCGTTCCAGGTGGGTCCAGGAGCGGACGAGCCGGGACTTCTGATAGGTCAGGGATGCCAGTTCGACCTGCAGCATACCTTCCCTGGTCCGGGCGCGGGCGCCGAAGATTTCCAGGATCAGGCCGGTCCGGTCGATGACCTTTGCCTTCAGCGACCGTTCCAGGTTGCGCTGCTGGACCGGCGACAGGGCATGGTCGAGGATGACCAGCGTCGCCTCTGTCTCCTCCACCACCTGCGCCAGCTGCTCCACCGTGCCTGAGCCGAGCAGCGTCGATGGCTGCGGCCGGTTCACCTTGGCGCATTCGGCATGGATGACATCCAGCTGAATCGCCTGGGCAAGACCAACCGCCTCCTCAAGCCGTGATTCGGGAGGGCGCATATCCCCATCCGCCTCATTGCGGAGGACGGGGTGGACCACGATGGCCCGCGCGGCGCCTTCCGGGGCCGCGCCGTTACCATTGGTCAAGGGATCAGACGCTTTCACCTTCCTTGGGCGGCTCGAAAAGTTGAATGGGATGGGCCGGCATAACGGTCGAGATTGCGTGCTTGTAAACGAGCTGGGAGTGCGCGTCGCGCCGCAGAAGTACCGAGAAGTTGTCGAACCAAGTGATGATACCCTGGAGTTTCACGCCATTCACGAGAAAGACGGTTACGGGAGTCTTGTTCTTGCGGACGTGATTTAGAAACACATCCTGCACGTTCTGGCTTTTTTCAGACATTTTTCATGCCCCCTTCTTCAATGTTCTTGGGACCCCTTGGCTAAAGGCGGTCCGCTCCCCGTTTCACGGTGTAGGTTTGGTGCGCGCAGGTACCGTCTCGACAGCCGTTTGGAGGGATATGGTATCACCATTGCCTTCCACCAAGCCATACAGGACGCCGTGCAGCGCCGTACAGTCGGTGTGGCGATGGGCGGGAGGAAAACGGTCGAAGCCGCTCCCCTCGCCAAGCCCTATTAGCACCGGAACGAGACCGGCGCCATGGGCGCATTCCATGTCGATGTCGGCATCGCCGAGAAACCAGACGTCGGGCCCCGGTTCGATCCCCGCCGGCTCCAGCGCCATCCGCACCGGGGCGTGGTGCGGCTTGTCGAATTCCGCATCCTGGGCGCCGACCAGCCTGCCGAAATAGCGGGTCCAGCCCAGCGCCTCGGCCTCCGCCCGCAGGAACCCGCCGTTCTTATTGGAGACGACGGCCTGATAGACCCCGCGCTCGTGGAAATGGGCCAGCAGCCTCTCCGCACCGGGCAGCGGCTTCAGCCCGTCCAGATGATGGGCGGCGAAATAGCCGTAGAAGAGGTCGCGCGCCTCGGTCCAGCGCTCGCCGAAGATGCGGGGGAAGCTGTCGCGCAGCGATGCCTTGATCCGTTCGCGCGCCTCCTCCGCACTCCAGGGGGCGAGGCCGAAGGACACCAGCGCATGGTTCAGCGCCTCGCGCACCGTATCCCAATTGCTGACCAGGGTGTTGTCCCAGTCATAGATGACGGCGCGCGGCAGGGTGATGGGGGCGGACAAGGGGAGCGCTCTCACTATGTGTTAACCATGGCTGCCACTTGCCCCCACCCTAACCCTCCCCCGCTGAGCAGGGGAGGGAGATTGGTGCATGTTTGGCAGGGTGGCGACAGTCCCCTCCCCCGCCCAGCGGGGGAGGGTTAGGGTGGGGGTAGACCTTCCTTTCCGTCACTCGATGAACATCTTCCCCTTCTCGCTGCCATGGACGCCCAGCGACTTCAGCTTGCGGTGAAGGGCGGAACGCTCCATGCCGACGAAGGACGCGGTGCGGGAGATGTTGCCGCCGAAGCGGGTGACCTGGGCCAGCAGATATTCGCGC is a window encoding:
- a CDS encoding ABC transporter permease, with translation MRALLRAAVTLAVLVAGWQALVWATGLPRYLLPGPLAVADAMRRQAPLLWSHGLTTLTEILIGLVAGVALGGVSALLLARYRTARRWLMPLLLVSQAIPVFALAPLLVLWLGYGMASKIAMAVLVIYFPVTTALFDGLRRTDPGWLDLARTMGASPAAILWSIRLPAALPAFWSGVRVAAAVAPIGAVIGEWVGSSSGLGYLMLHANARMQIDLLFAAVLVLGVFAVTLYAAVDALARRALPWQPDTQPAEDANP
- a CDS encoding ABC transporter substrate-binding protein; the protein is MKHLFTVGLMAASLMTALPAMAQDKLSVMLDWFVNPDHAPLVVAQEKGFFKDAGLEVTLTAPADPNDPPKLVAAGGADLAVSYQPQLILQVAEGLPLVRVGTLVSTPLNSVVVLRDGPVKTLKDLKGRKIGFSIAGFEDALLGAMLEKQGLSLKDVELVNVNFSLSPSLLSGQVDAVVGAFRNFELNQLDIEKHPGRAFYPEEEGVPPYDELILVAHKAKASDPRVKRFLAAVERATLYILNHPEESQAAFVKGRPELNDELNRRAWADTLRRFAHSPAALDADRYTRFAEFLKARGLIKEVAPLDHYAVVVK
- a CDS encoding universal stress protein translates to MPIKTILLHMANDDAHAGRMAVAAALAKRFSAHIHALYIATPVSMPAGATGRAASYGFMAEATAIAHENAERIEQEVRQALNGLPYDWTIEEGDHVDLLAERASYADLVVVAQSAAVRAGERVSLHNIPDRLPLETATPVLVLPPSQPATAAIGRHVLVAWKNSRESARAVRAAMPFLEAAESVTVLTVEPPGQRSDEAAALTEWLHRHGIAARPQSVIASGGEVGDMILSCCSDQGADLLVMGSYGHSRLRELVLGGATRTVLEGLSIPALMTH
- a CDS encoding inositol monophosphatase family protein — its product is MTGFPLPDIDLVSDLIRSVARTEIMPYFQKLDASGIRQKTGPTDLVTLADEAAERALTPALTALLPGSRVIGEEAASEDERVLDRIHGDDPVWIVDPVDGTINFAQGRPMFAVIVALACKGETVAGWIHDPVDGRMATAVKGQGAWLDGRQVHVAPAVPLPRMVGALSTRFCAEAMSRQLEERSAGLGERACLSSAAQEYLRLLEGRAHYSLYHRLMPWDHAAGVLLHAEAGGYSALIDGTPYRPGLLQGSILLAPDRDSWQALHGQLFG
- the hfq gene encoding RNA chaperone Hfq — protein: MSEKSQNVQDVFLNHVRKNKTPVTVFLVNGVKLQGIITWFDNFSVLLRRDAHSQLVYKHAISTVMPAHPIQLFEPPKEGESV
- a CDS encoding HAD family hydrolase, whose protein sequence is MSAPITLPRAVIYDWDNTLVSNWDTVREALNHALVSFGLAPWSAEEARERIKASLRDSFPRIFGERWTEARDLFYGYFAAHHLDGLKPLPGAERLLAHFHERGVYQAVVSNKNGGFLRAEAEALGWTRYFGRLVGAQDAEFDKPHHAPVRMALEPAGIEPGPDVWFLGDADIDMECAHGAGLVPVLIGLGEGSGFDRFPPAHRHTDCTALHGVLYGLVEGNGDTISLQTAVETVPARTKPTP